A segment of the Ferviditalea candida genome:
GTGCAGACTACATTCTCCACCAGTACCTCTCAAATTGTCAAAGTTGAAATCATGAGAATAAGCGAGAAAACAGGCGAAAACATTACTTTATAGTGGGAGAAGGATAAGCCATGAACAACCGACAACAGAAACGGGTCATCATTGCCTCCATCGCCGGAGGGCTGACGGTGCTCCTGTTTGCGTTTGGACTTGTGTTGTATTTTCAGGCGAAGCAAGCCAGCTTTGAGAAACAGCTCCGAAACGAATACGAAATGAAGATCAAGGAACGGGAGACAATGGAACAAGCCGCTAAAACAAGAGTCTTGGTAGCCAATCGAAGCATCCCTTCCGGCACAACGCTTCAGGAGGGGGATGTGAAGGCGGTGGAGGTATCGACCGCCCAAGCAGCGTCCGGCAGTCTCAAGGAGCCGAGCGCGGTTGTCGGCAAAATCGCAAAAATCGATTTACAGCCGAACATGCCGCTTTCGGCTTCTATGCTGTTTGAAGACAAGCCTCTTGCCAAGGATATTCGGATGCAGGAATTTAACGTCATCCAGCTCCCGACGAACCTGCAAAAAGGGCAGTTTGTCGATGTGCGGATCAACTTCCCGACCGGCGAGGACTTCATTGTTCTTGCCAAAAAGAAGGTCCGGGAGCTATCCGGCACGATCGTATGGTACGAAATGAACGAAGCCGAAATTTTGCGGGCTTCCAGCGCCATTATCGACGCTTATTTGCAAGGAGCCAAGCTGTATGCGCTCACGTATGTCGATCCGGGCATGCAGGAAGGGGCTGTGGCCAATTATCCGTCCAACCCGAAGGTGCTCGACTTGATGG
Coding sequences within it:
- a CDS encoding SAF domain-containing protein; the protein is MNNRQQKRVIIASIAGGLTVLLFAFGLVLYFQAKQASFEKQLRNEYEMKIKERETMEQAAKTRVLVANRSIPSGTTLQEGDVKAVEVSTAQAASGSLKEPSAVVGKIAKIDLQPNMPLSASMLFEDKPLAKDIRMQEFNVIQLPTNLQKGQFVDVRINFPTGEDFIVLAKKKVRELSGTIVWYEMNEAEILRASSAIIDAYLQGAKLYALTYVDPGMQEGAVANYPSNPKVLDLMERDPNLLEEAKNTLARQLRVTLDNNLKAMSDTDKMRVASGSVTVQQLQNERVTTQQNNAFRQQILQQQAQQPAGAQTVPTEQMKSNSTAASPQTSAPSPAEPAQATALPETARDTSAPVSTGKPKDSNEPPKTNRLEDVFNQSNAGG